In the Salmo trutta chromosome 33, fSalTru1.1, whole genome shotgun sequence genome, one interval contains:
- the LOC115172680 gene encoding TATA-binding protein-associated factor 2N isoform X2, with amino-acid sequence MSDPAKKPEDPTPGTDDGKGKGGKGGHGHGHAKACERGGDHKGKAGDHGGDHKGKAGDHGGDHKGKEGDHKGKGGDHGGKGGKGGH; translated from the exons ATGAGTGATCCAG CAAAGAAACCG GAGGACCCCACACCTGGGACTGATGAC GGGAAGGGAAAAGGTGGAAAAGGGGGACACGGCCATGGGCATGCAAAAGCCTGCGAGCGTGGAGGTGACCATAAAGGAAAAGCAGGCGATCATGGAGGTGACCATAAAGGAAAAGCAGGCGATCATGGAG GTGACCATAAAGGAAAAGAAGGTGACCATAAAGGAAAAGGAGGCGACCATGGAGGaaaaggaggaaaaggaggacattAA
- the LOC115172680 gene encoding TATA-binding protein-associated factor 2N isoform X1 yields MSDPAKKPEDPTPGTDDGKGKGGKGGHGHGHAKACERGGDHKGKAGDHGGDHKGKAGDHGGDHKGKAGDHGGDHKGKEGDHKGKGGDHGGKGGKGGH; encoded by the exons ATGAGTGATCCAG CAAAGAAACCG GAGGACCCCACACCTGGGACTGATGAC GGGAAGGGAAAAGGTGGAAAAGGGGGACACGGCCATGGGCATGCAAAAGCCTGCGAGCGTGGAGGTGACCATAAAGGAAAAGCAGGCGATCATGGAGGTGACCATAAAGGAAAAGCAGGCGATCATGGAGGTGACCATAAAGGAAAAGCAGGCGATCATGGAGGTGACCATAAAGGAAAAGAAGGTGACCATAAAGGAAAAGGAGGCGACCATGGAGGaaaaggaggaaaaggaggacattAA